A segment of the Alistipes communis genome:
TCGAACCCCGTTCGCCGCGCTCCCTCACCACCGAACTGCGCATCCTCGCCGCAATCCGCCTGGGCATCACCGACAGCGGCCGTATCGCCCGCTTCCTGAACTGCGCGCCGACGACCGTCTATACCTACCGCACCAAACTCCGCAACATGGCCCTCGACAGGGAGGGATTCGAGGAGCGAATCCGCCGGATCGGGCTGTTCGATGCCGAAGAGCATCTATATAAGACGGACAACGAAAAATAGTCAATCCGCTTTTTATCAGCATATTCACAGAAATATCAGTCTATATTTCTCCCCCGAAAGGGAAGAGAATCCGAAAGAATTGCCTAATTTTGAATTCGAAGCCGCACCGAATCCTTCCGACCAGGATCCGGCCGGCGCCCCGACCGAGAAACCTTTATAACTATTCGTAACCATGAACTTCATCTCGACCTTCAACTGGCGCCCGACGCTTTCGGGCATCGCTCTCTCGCTGCTGCTGGCGACGGGATGCGCACAACGACACAACACGCTCAGCGAGCAGGAGATCGCCGACGGCTGGGAGCTGCTCTTCGACGGCAAGACGCTCGACGCGTGGAAAGACTACAACGGCGACTCGCTCACCATGCCCTGGCGCGCGGTCGACGGCTGCATCCAGGCGCACGGCGACGGCAGCGACCTGTCGGGCTACATCGTCACCCGCAAGCAGTACGAAAACTTCATCCTCGACTGGGACTGGAAACTCTCCTACGGCGGCAACAGCGGAATGCTCTACCACGTGGTCGAAGACCCCTACTTCAAGGTGCCCTACGTCACGGGGCCCGAATACCAGCTCATCGACGAAGCGGGCTGGGAGGAGACCAACGCCCCCACCAAGCTCGAACCGTGGCAGCGGCTGGGCGTCGACTACGCCATGCATCTGCCCGACGCCGCCAAGATGCGGCTCAATCCGCAGGGCGAATGGAACAACTCGCGCATCGTCTACGACAACGGCCACGTCGAGCACTGGCTCAACGGTGAGAAAATTCTCGAATTCGACGCCTACACCGACGAGTGGTTCGCATTGAAGAACAGCGGAAAATGGGCCGACGCCCCCGAATACGGACTGGCGCAGCGCGGTGTGATCTGCTTGCAGGATCACGGCTATCCGGCATCGTTCCGCAACGTGAAGATCAAGGAGCTGCCGCGCAAGGCGGGACGCACGGTCGAACTCTTCAACGGCCGGGATCTCACGGGCTGGGAGAAGTACGGCACCGAACTGTGGTACGTCGACGATGCGGGCAATCTGGTCTCCGAGAGCGGCCCCGACAAGAAATACGGCTATCTGGCCACGCGCGAATATTACGACGATTTCGATCTGACGGTCGAGTTCAAGCAGGTGGCCAACGGCAACTCGGGCCTCTTCTTCCGTTCGTTCGTCGAACCTCCCGTGAAGGTTCACGGCTGGCAGTGCGAGGTGGCGCCGCGCAACCACGACACGGCGGGCATCTACGAATCCTACGGCCGCGGCTGGTTGCAGACCATCCCCGACGAGAAAGAGTCGATCCTCAAAGAGGGCGAGTGGAACACGCTGCGCCTGCGCGTCGAGGGCGACCGCGTGCAGACGTGGCTCAACGGCGAGCCGATGGTCGACTTCCGCGACGCGAAGATCGGCGCGGCACAGGGACGCATCGCCTTGCAGATCCACGACGGTGGCGGCATCAAGGTGCTGTGGCGCAACTTCCGCCTCGAAACGTTGTAAACCCCGACGCCGGGAAATATCCGTCTCTTCGACAAGGCCCGAACGAGTTTTGCCGAAGAGACGGACAACCGCAAAAGCGAACCTTAAACGACATCATATCATGAGTATCAATCGAAGAAACTTCATCAAGCTGCTGGGCGGTGCGACGCTGCTGACCGTCGTGCCGCGCCGTGTGCTCGGCGGTCCCAACCACGTGGCTCCGAGCGACCAGCTCACCAAGGGCATCATCGGCGTGGGCGGCATCGGCAAGAGCAAATACCACTTTACCAGCGACGAACGCTGCCGGCTGGTGGCCGTCTGCGACGTCGACCGACGACATCTCCGTTCGGCCGTCGAACTGGGACACAAGAAATTCAACGAGACGCTCCAAGCCTACGAAGACTACCGCGACCTGATCGCCGACCCCAACGTCGACATCGTGCACATCGCCACGCCGCCCCACTGGCACGGCATCATGGCCGTCGAAGCCGCGCGCGCGGGCAAGGACATCTGGTGCGAGAAACCCATGACGCGCACCATCGGCGAGAGCCGCCGCGTGGTCGAAGCCGTCAAGCGCAACAACCGCATCTTCCGCCTCAACACGTGGTTCCGCTTCAAGGACACCTTCTACGGGCTGGGGACGACGGTCGAACCGCTCAAAAAACTCGTCGACAGCGGGATGCTGGGCTGGCCGCTGAAAGTGACCATTTCGGGCGCCACGGGCTTCGCCTGGAAATTCTACTGGGTCGGCAAGGAGAACCTCCGGCCGCAGAGCGTCCCCGCCGAACTGAACTACGACATGTGGCTCGGCCCCGCGCCCTACAAACCCTACAACGAACACCGCGTGCACCAGACCTTCCGCGGCTATTGGGATTACGACGGCGGCGGCCTTACGGACATGGGGCAGCACTACATGGACCCCGTACAGTATTTGCTGGGCAAGGACCGTACGTCGCCCGTGAAGGTCGAGGTCGACGCCCCCGAACAG
Coding sequences within it:
- a CDS encoding 3-keto-disaccharide hydrolase, which encodes MNFISTFNWRPTLSGIALSLLLATGCAQRHNTLSEQEIADGWELLFDGKTLDAWKDYNGDSLTMPWRAVDGCIQAHGDGSDLSGYIVTRKQYENFILDWDWKLSYGGNSGMLYHVVEDPYFKVPYVTGPEYQLIDEAGWEETNAPTKLEPWQRLGVDYAMHLPDAAKMRLNPQGEWNNSRIVYDNGHVEHWLNGEKILEFDAYTDEWFALKNSGKWADAPEYGLAQRGVICLQDHGYPASFRNVKIKELPRKAGRTVELFNGRDLTGWEKYGTELWYVDDAGNLVSESGPDKKYGYLATREYYDDFDLTVEFKQVANGNSGLFFRSFVEPPVKVHGWQCEVAPRNHDTAGIYESYGRGWLQTIPDEKESILKEGEWNTLRLRVEGDRVQTWLNGEPMVDFRDAKIGAAQGRIALQIHDGGGIKVLWRNFRLETL
- a CDS encoding Gfo/Idh/MocA family oxidoreductase; this translates as MSINRRNFIKLLGGATLLTVVPRRVLGGPNHVAPSDQLTKGIIGVGGIGKSKYHFTSDERCRLVAVCDVDRRHLRSAVELGHKKFNETLQAYEDYRDLIADPNVDIVHIATPPHWHGIMAVEAARAGKDIWCEKPMTRTIGESRRVVEAVKRNNRIFRLNTWFRFKDTFYGLGTTVEPLKKLVDSGMLGWPLKVTISGATGFAWKFYWVGKENLRPQSVPAELNYDMWLGPAPYKPYNEHRVHQTFRGYWDYDGGGLTDMGQHYMDPVQYLLGKDRTSPVKVEVDAPEQHPDAVGIWRKIVYTYDDGCQIVLEGEGFESKDDTPYIEGPLGKVYKGFRCTIPDVMEKLAELPDPEPQNTDFLECVRTRRRFALDEEIGHRSCTLVNMGACALRLNRTLHFDPVSQLFVGDDAANRLVDQPMRRPWQI